In Actinomyces weissii, a genomic segment contains:
- a CDS encoding glycosyltransferase family 2 protein: protein MSSARSLVLDQIPPVFVAADQVTAGAALAMVLLVLAYTFLLVVLSRSRRRPLPGPAAADPDLQVIILMPCLNEAKVIRASVNRLLSIPDRGLHVIVIDDGSDDGTTRSLVGIRDRRLHVLRRRLPNARKGKGEALNDALDRVRRASARLPDSQVVVGIIDADGRLDPWAVERVRAVFSDPQVGALQLGVRINNRFRSLLARMQDMEFVIFTSVFQEGRRYLGSVGMGGNAQFTRLSALNALGPRPWTRSLTEDFDLGLRLNTTAWRNEYDGAAAVHQQGVTSLKRLVRQRTRWFQGNLQASNLLTRIARTGRGLSRLDSIWQVLTPYTLLAGTFLVLSFFLSLVEAGVAAVRGEPQSWAWLLGAYLLAAGPALVFGVIYWKVERAEGLRLWRSLLYAHLFVVYGLMPCIIGWRALGRALIGRTGWAKTAREAEGPRAVGSPPLAVPSGSADVTLDQKAVA from the coding sequence ATGAGTTCCGCACGCTCCCTGGTGCTAGACCAGATCCCTCCGGTGTTCGTCGCAGCGGACCAGGTGACGGCGGGTGCGGCCCTGGCTATGGTCCTGCTGGTCCTGGCCTACACCTTCCTGCTGGTGGTCCTGTCCCGTAGCAGACGGCGCCCGCTGCCTGGGCCCGCAGCGGCGGACCCGGACCTGCAGGTCATCATCCTCATGCCCTGCCTCAACGAGGCCAAGGTTATCCGCGCCTCGGTCAACCGCCTTCTGAGCATCCCCGACCGGGGGCTGCACGTCATCGTCATCGACGACGGCAGCGACGACGGGACCACCAGGTCGCTGGTGGGTATCCGTGACCGCCGTCTGCACGTGCTGCGCCGCCGTCTGCCCAACGCCCGCAAGGGCAAGGGGGAGGCCCTGAACGACGCGCTCGACCGGGTGCGGCGCGCCTCCGCCCGCCTGCCCGACTCACAGGTGGTGGTGGGCATCATCGACGCGGACGGGCGCCTGGACCCCTGGGCGGTGGAGCGGGTGCGGGCGGTCTTCTCCGACCCCCAGGTGGGTGCCCTGCAGCTGGGGGTGCGTATCAACAACCGCTTCCGCTCCTTGCTGGCGCGTATGCAGGACATGGAGTTCGTCATCTTCACCTCGGTGTTCCAGGAGGGACGGCGCTACCTGGGCAGCGTGGGCATGGGCGGCAACGCCCAGTTCACCCGGCTGTCGGCCCTCAACGCCTTAGGGCCCCGTCCCTGGACCCGCTCCCTGACCGAGGACTTCGACCTGGGGCTGCGGCTTAACACCACCGCCTGGCGCAACGAGTACGACGGTGCGGCGGCCGTGCACCAGCAAGGCGTCACCAGCCTCAAGCGGCTGGTGCGGCAGCGCACCCGCTGGTTCCAGGGCAACCTGCAGGCGAGCAACCTGCTGACCCGGATCGCCCGCACCGGCCGGGGCCTGTCACGGCTGGACAGCATCTGGCAGGTCCTCACGCCCTACACGCTCCTGGCCGGTACCTTCCTGGTGCTGTCGTTCTTCCTGAGCCTGGTTGAGGCCGGGGTCGCGGCGGTGCGCGGTGAGCCCCAGTCCTGGGCCTGGCTGCTGGGCGCCTACCTCCTGGCGGCCGGGCCTGCCCTGGTCTTCGGCGTCATCTACTGGAAGGTGGAACGCGCTGAGGGGCTGCGCCTGTGGCGCTCGCTGCTCTACGCCCACCTGTTCGTGGTCTACGGGCTGATGCCCTGCATAATCGGCTGGCGGGCCCTGGGACGGGCGCTGATAGGCCGCACAGGCTGGGCCAAGACCGCCCGCGAGGCGGAGGGGCCCCGGGCAGTCGGCTCCCCACCGCTAGCCGTGCCCTCGGGCAGCGCTGACGTCACCCTGGACCAGAAGGCGGTCGCGTGA
- a CDS encoding right-handed parallel beta-helix repeat-containing protein, whose protein sequence is MTRRRVVFTLVLTTVVAGLLVLICVLSRGGGGRVIHVSPTGDDTASGSSAAPLATVHRALDLAVDGDTVRLAAGTYREGELIMPNRVRLEAGRGEKVVLSGAQVVQDWVAEGSVWRSRDELVRFCQECTFNPDPGYDGVRGYPEQVYLDGVALRQVASREEVVEGTFFVDRLPVEFEGGGIDRIGRVTGSRTAHYLLGSDPSGHQVEVVQHARALTVAGNGAAVANLTIEKYAPTQMWGLQDPQIGTQGSGTMVLVMGDDVSIESTVLRQATSGSALHFTNGSGQSLTSSKVMDNAGAGMMANETYNLLVSRSYFTGNNANGFDSAETCGAYCYLADFKITHSAGLRFELNTLDYADREADAADPLLYSTNRQVGVWLDEGVANSTVVGNYFVNTPVAVFNEISLNTVIASNVINGAGTGILSSGSERARIWNNTVAYALEPLVIREDARTDGCNARTQDGTCVEEEPWSVQHELTWDQTDTEVFNNIFTSKQTARLPQDPWRFSWHAGVLAGGNWDGTAVGANDMVLGMDYNVYYRQPAAEDQPSFAVLWQVDQGRSITPQTLEGLTNDPAVTANEREQNGWELLGPRGANPLVVRESRNPRDYAASDFRLREDSPARGTGKAVFGDTAKALGLEERTVVDRGALFNVAWGTASWQADRQEGAAASATGATAAGAPEQTGAEQATASGAADAGAAAGLSQSSGRAETAGTAIDRQPRKALGAAPASRLLLDMAGALFISILVLLVLLVLLGRLFQPARPAPQADKQPPGRAGGVQDKRSS, encoded by the coding sequence GTGACACGTCGCCGCGTGGTCTTTACCCTGGTGCTGACCACTGTGGTGGCTGGTCTGCTGGTGCTGATCTGCGTTCTCAGCCGAGGCGGGGGCGGCCGGGTCATCCACGTGTCGCCCACTGGTGACGACACCGCCTCCGGCAGCTCCGCGGCCCCGCTGGCCACGGTCCACCGCGCCCTGGACCTCGCCGTGGACGGCGACACGGTGCGCCTGGCCGCCGGCACCTACCGGGAGGGTGAGCTGATCATGCCTAACCGGGTGCGGCTGGAGGCGGGCCGTGGGGAGAAGGTGGTTCTCTCCGGGGCGCAGGTGGTGCAGGACTGGGTGGCTGAGGGCAGCGTGTGGCGCTCCCGCGACGAGCTGGTCCGTTTCTGCCAGGAGTGCACCTTCAACCCGGATCCGGGCTACGACGGCGTGCGAGGCTACCCCGAGCAGGTCTACCTGGACGGGGTGGCGCTGCGGCAGGTGGCCAGCCGGGAGGAGGTCGTGGAGGGGACCTTCTTCGTTGACCGCCTGCCGGTGGAGTTCGAAGGGGGCGGGATCGACCGGATCGGCCGGGTGACCGGTTCCCGGACCGCCCACTACCTGCTGGGCTCGGACCCCAGCGGGCACCAGGTGGAGGTGGTGCAGCACGCCCGGGCCCTGACGGTGGCGGGCAACGGCGCGGCGGTGGCCAACCTGACCATCGAGAAGTACGCGCCCACGCAGATGTGGGGCCTGCAGGACCCGCAGATCGGCACCCAGGGTTCCGGGACCATGGTGCTGGTCATGGGTGACGACGTGAGCATCGAGTCCACCGTCCTGCGCCAGGCCACCTCCGGCAGCGCCCTGCACTTCACCAACGGCTCCGGGCAGTCGCTTACCTCCTCCAAGGTCATGGACAACGCGGGGGCCGGGATGATGGCCAACGAGACCTACAACCTGCTGGTGTCCCGCAGCTACTTCACCGGCAACAACGCCAACGGCTTCGACAGCGCGGAGACCTGCGGCGCCTACTGCTACCTGGCGGACTTCAAGATCACCCACTCCGCAGGGCTGCGCTTCGAGCTCAATACCTTGGACTACGCGGACCGGGAGGCTGACGCCGCCGACCCCCTGCTCTACAGCACCAACCGGCAGGTTGGGGTCTGGCTGGACGAGGGCGTGGCGAACTCGACGGTGGTGGGCAACTACTTCGTGAACACGCCGGTAGCGGTGTTCAACGAGATCTCCCTGAACACGGTGATCGCCTCGAACGTCATCAACGGCGCGGGCACGGGGATCCTCAGCTCCGGCTCGGAGCGTGCCCGCATCTGGAACAACACGGTGGCCTACGCCCTCGAGCCGCTGGTGATCCGGGAGGACGCGCGCACCGACGGCTGCAACGCCCGTACCCAGGACGGCACCTGCGTGGAGGAGGAGCCCTGGTCCGTGCAGCACGAGCTGACCTGGGACCAGACCGACACGGAGGTCTTCAACAACATATTCACCTCCAAGCAGACCGCCCGGCTGCCGCAGGACCCCTGGCGCTTCTCCTGGCACGCGGGCGTGCTCGCGGGCGGCAACTGGGACGGCACCGCGGTCGGGGCCAACGACATGGTCCTAGGCATGGACTACAACGTCTACTACCGCCAGCCGGCCGCGGAGGACCAGCCGAGCTTCGCCGTCCTGTGGCAGGTGGACCAGGGCCGCAGCATCACGCCGCAGACCCTGGAGGGGCTGACCAACGACCCGGCTGTGACCGCCAACGAGCGGGAGCAGAACGGCTGGGAGCTGCTGGGCCCGCGCGGGGCCAACCCGCTGGTGGTCCGGGAGTCCCGCAATCCCCGTGACTACGCCGCCTCCGACTTCCGCCTGCGGGAGGACTCCCCGGCCCGGGGGACGGGCAAGGCGGTCTTCGGGGACACCGCCAAGGCCCTGGGCCTGGAGGAGCGCACGGTGGTCGACCGGGGCGCCCTGTTCAACGTGGCCTGGGGGACCGCCTCCTGGCAGGCGGACCGCCAGGAGGGGGCCGCTGCGTCGGCGACCGGTGCCACTGCCGCGGGCGCACCGGAGCAGACCGGTGCGGAGCAGGCCACGGCCAGCGGGGCGGCGGACGCAGGAGCAGCCGCTGGGCTCAGCCAGTCCTCAGGCCGGGCCGAGACGGCAGGTACTGCTATCGACCGCCAGCCCCGCAAAGCCCTGGGCGCCGCCCCTGCCTCGAGACTGCTGCTCGATATGGCAGGGGCTCTTTTTATCTCCATCCTGGTCCTGCTGGTGCTCCTGGTCCTGCTGGGCCGGCTGTTCCAGCCCGCGCGACCAGCCCCGCAGGCAGACAAGCAGCCACCCGGGCGCGCCGGGGGCGTCCAGGACAAGAGGTCATCATGA